In the genome of Candidatus Cloacimonadota bacterium, the window ATGGAGCCGTAGAAAAAGGCTATTTCACCCTCTCGCAGGTTCCCTTGATCCTCCACACAAAACTGCCACGGAGGTGCTGTGCCGATTATCAGGGCCAGGGCATCTGTGGGAATATAGGGCTGAAAGGGGTGATTTTGACGTTCCAGCATTTATTTTTATTCCTAATATTACTTTGTAAACATAACTAAAGTATTGCGAAAAAATGTCAATCTGAAATTTCCAATGCCAGACTCAATATATTGGTAAACTGCCCAAATAAAAAGGCCGTCTCAATCGAAACGGCCCATTATACCTTATTTGTTCTTTTTATGACGATTCTTGCGCAAGCGTTTTTTCCGCTTGTGAGTGGCGATTTTATGACGTTTCTTCTTCTTTCCGCAAGGCATATTGCCTCCCTAGTTCTTGATTTTGAGGTCAACTACGCTGTTTTTGAACTCACGCGAAAATTTGAAGGTGGGAACGGTACGTTCCGGTACAGGTACTTTTTCATCGGTCTTGGGATTGCGGCCCACGCGGGGTTTACGGGTTTTGAGACGGAAGGTGCCAAAACCACGAATCTCAATGTGATGACCAGCGGCCAAAAGGTCCTTGATTCCCTGGAATAGGGCATCAACCACCACGGCAACGTCCTTACGGATGATACCGGTATTTTCCGATATTTCCTTTACAAGATCAGCTTTTGTCATGTTTGTACTCCTTGAAGTTCTTCCTATGTCCTATCGTATTGATATCGCATAAATGTAATAATGCACTCAAATTCATGACCTTAGGTTTTATGTCAAGAGAAAAAAACATCTGGCATTCCCCCATTTTTTTAATTGAGCCTAATTTTGATTTGCCATTGGTCTCGTCGTTCTTCAATACTGGGTCTTCGTTTATATTGGATGATTTGATTGATGCAGATATTCAAGACATCGGTT includes:
- a CDS encoding integration host factor subunit beta — its product is MGRTSRSTNMTKADLVKEISENTGIIRKDVAVVVDALFQGIKDLLAAGHHIEIRGFGTFRLKTRKPRVGRNPKTDEKVPVPERTVPTFKFSREFKNSVVDLKIKN